A section of the Bacteroidota bacterium genome encodes:
- the rpsG gene encoding 30S ribosomal protein S7 translates to MRKTKAKKRQVLPDPKYKDILVTRFVNNMMYSGKKETAYGIFYNALDMVKEKTQLDGLETWKKALTNVTPSVEVRSRRVGGATFQIPTEIRPERRLSMAMKWLIDYSRKRNEKSMENKLAGEIISAAKEEGAAFKKKEDVHKMAEANKAFSHFRF, encoded by the coding sequence ATGAGAAAGACGAAAGCCAAAAAAAGACAAGTGTTACCTGATCCGAAATATAAAGATATTTTGGTAACACGCTTCGTGAACAACATGATGTACAGTGGTAAAAAGGAAACCGCTTACGGTATTTTTTACAATGCACTGGATATGGTTAAAGAAAAAACCCAACTGGATGGTTTGGAAACATGGAAAAAGGCGTTGACAAACGTTACTCCTTCTGTAGAGGTTCGCAGCCGCAGGGTTGGCGGTGCTACGTTTCAGATCCCAACTGAGATTCGTCCTGAAAGACGATTATCAATGGCAATGAAGTGGTTGATCGATTATTCGCGTAAGCGTAACGAAAAATCCATGGAAAATAAATTAGCGGGCGAAATTATTTCTGCCGCTAAAGAAGAGGGTGCTGCATTCAAGAAAAAGGAAGATGTGCACAAAATGGCAGAAGCTAATAAAGCGTTCTCCCATTTCAGGTTTTAA